A genomic segment from Paraconexibacter algicola encodes:
- a CDS encoding MlaD family protein, translated as MRRQLERYGRWLIAIGVLMAIAAVCAGYILVNQRLSLPFRDTYTVKVEMATVPGLAPGLGQPANVAGVRVGMIKGVELRNGRAIVALEIERDKLPRVWDNAFATMVPNSPLKDLQMELFPGRPPAKELPDGGLVPIARTSPPIDSDELTNALDLDTRRFFNVLVAGSDEGLAGRGEDLRRLFASLGPTAEDLRTVSGALAERRRQLRRLVGNLAILTRRVGERDVELAKLVESGNATVTALAAEERALRASVRKLPATLRTTRRALDSARDFSAELEPAARALGPVAARAPGALKAAEPLVREAVPILRDRLRPLVREAQPLARDLAPATRSLSAVTPSLTTAFRGLNYIVNTLAHNPEGKDEGYLFWIAWFAHNGMSFISNEDANGAAWRGMLLFDCATLYAFDGIGPLLSQLGDLAPFCPK; from the coding sequence ATGAGGCGCCAGCTGGAGCGCTACGGCCGCTGGCTGATCGCGATCGGCGTGCTGATGGCGATCGCCGCGGTGTGCGCCGGCTACATCCTCGTGAACCAGCGGCTCAGCCTGCCGTTCCGCGACACGTACACGGTCAAGGTCGAGATGGCGACCGTCCCCGGGCTGGCCCCCGGACTCGGCCAGCCCGCGAACGTCGCCGGGGTGCGCGTCGGCATGATCAAGGGCGTCGAGTTGCGCAACGGGCGCGCGATCGTCGCGCTGGAGATCGAGCGCGACAAGCTCCCGCGGGTCTGGGACAACGCGTTCGCCACGATGGTCCCGAACTCGCCGCTGAAGGACCTGCAGATGGAGCTGTTCCCGGGCCGACCGCCCGCGAAGGAGCTCCCCGACGGCGGTCTCGTGCCGATCGCGCGGACGTCCCCGCCGATCGACAGCGACGAGCTCACCAACGCGCTGGACCTCGACACCCGCCGCTTCTTCAACGTGCTCGTCGCCGGCTCCGACGAGGGGCTCGCGGGCCGCGGGGAGGACCTGCGCCGGCTGTTCGCGTCGCTCGGGCCGACGGCCGAGGACCTGCGGACCGTCAGCGGCGCGCTCGCCGAGCGGCGCCGCCAGCTGCGCCGCCTGGTCGGCAACCTCGCGATCCTCACCCGCCGCGTCGGCGAGCGCGACGTCGAGCTCGCGAAGCTCGTCGAGTCCGGCAACGCGACGGTCACGGCGCTCGCCGCCGAGGAGCGGGCGCTGCGCGCCTCGGTGCGCAAGCTCCCCGCGACCCTGCGCACCACGCGGCGCGCGCTGGACTCCGCACGGGACTTCAGCGCCGAGCTCGAGCCGGCCGCCCGCGCCCTCGGGCCCGTGGCGGCGCGCGCACCGGGGGCGCTGAAGGCCGCCGAGCCGCTCGTCCGCGAGGCGGTCCCGATCCTGCGCGACCGGCTGCGCCCGCTCGTGCGCGAGGCGCAGCCCCTGGCCCGGGACCTGGCGCCCGCGACCCGCTCGCTCAGCGCCGTCACGCCGTCCCTGACCACCGCGTTCCGCGGCCTGAACTACATCGTCAACACGCTCGCCCACAACCCGGAGGGCAAGGACGAGGGCTACCTGTTCTGGATCGCCTGGTTCGCCCACAACGGCATGTCGTTCATCAGCAACGAGGACGCCAACGGCGCCGCCTGGCGCGGGATGCTGCTGTTCGACTGCGCCACCCTCTACGCGTTCGACGGCATCGGGCCGCTGCTGTCCCAGCTCGGCGACCTCGCCCCCTTCTGCCCGAAGTAG
- a CDS encoding ATP-binding protein translates to MRLRAVPENVPVVRHALGGMAATRGADKRTRGAIALAVTEAVANVVVHAYTDHTDSVGLMEVHATADADEIDVVIRDEGGGLRPDSPGAGLGAGLRLIGAMAQRFDITRRDGATEVHMAFSLHPAQLAA, encoded by the coding sequence ATGCGGCTCCGTGCCGTGCCCGAGAACGTGCCGGTCGTGCGCCACGCGCTCGGCGGCATGGCCGCCACCCGCGGCGCCGACAAGCGCACCCGCGGCGCGATCGCCCTGGCGGTCACGGAGGCGGTCGCGAACGTCGTCGTGCACGCCTACACGGACCACACGGACAGCGTCGGCCTCATGGAGGTCCACGCGACCGCCGACGCCGACGAGATCGACGTCGTCATCCGCGACGAGGGCGGCGGGCTGCGCCCGGACTCTCCCGGGGCGGGCCTCGGCGCCGGCCTGCGGCTGATCGGCGCGATGGCCCAGCGGTTCGACATCACCCGCCGGGACGGCGCGACCGAGGTCCACATGGCGTTCAGCCTGCATCCGGCGCAGCTCGCGGCATGA
- a CDS encoding STAS domain-containing protein, translated as MFDFALRSEVLPDDVHVLAVAGEIDLFTAPDLKHAAAEAIEGGARRIVIDLTDTRFLDSTGLGVLIGIAKRVRPAGGDVAIVNTEPTTASTFAITGLDGVLSVVPTRDLALEQLRATQA; from the coding sequence ATGTTCGACTTCGCCCTCCGCTCCGAGGTGCTCCCCGACGACGTCCACGTGCTCGCCGTGGCCGGGGAGATCGACCTCTTCACCGCTCCCGACCTCAAGCACGCGGCCGCCGAGGCGATCGAGGGCGGCGCCCGCCGCATCGTCATCGACCTCACCGACACGCGCTTCCTGGACTCCACCGGTCTCGGCGTGCTGATCGGCATCGCCAAGCGCGTCCGGCCCGCCGGCGGTGACGTCGCGATCGTCAACACGGAGCCCACGACCGCGAGCACGTTCGCGATCACCGGGCTTGACGGGGTGCTGTCGGTCGTCCCCACGCGCGACCTCGCGCTCGAGCAGCTGCGCGCCACGCAGGCCTGA
- a CDS encoding HU family DNA-binding protein: protein MNKTELAQHLAEKTDLGAGDAKAAVDGLTAILSETLARGGEVNIAGFGKFTVAERGARTGVNPATGEKIQIKASKAPKFTAAKALKDAVNGR, encoded by the coding sequence GTGAACAAGACTGAGCTCGCGCAGCACCTGGCGGAGAAGACCGACCTGGGTGCGGGCGACGCCAAGGCGGCGGTCGACGGCCTGACCGCGATCCTGTCCGAGACGCTGGCCCGCGGTGGCGAGGTCAACATCGCCGGCTTCGGGAAGTTCACCGTCGCCGAGCGTGGTGCCCGCACGGGTGTCAACCCGGCCACCGGCGAGAAGATCCAGATCAAGGCCTCCAAGGCGCCGAAGTTCACGGCCGCCAAGGCGCTGAAGGACGCGGTCAACGGGCGCTAG
- a CDS encoding STAS domain-containing protein, with amino-acid sequence MSLPPHEPPPFSLEQRRAQDGSRVVTVRGEIDLATAPEVQQALGARQDGETALVLDLLGTSFLDSSGIRVLVEAHRHGAAQGVPFRVAGSRPVRELLETTGVAAHLELVDAPPA; translated from the coding sequence ATGTCCCTGCCGCCGCACGAACCGCCCCCGTTCTCCCTCGAGCAGCGCCGCGCCCAGGACGGAAGTCGCGTCGTCACCGTCCGCGGCGAGATCGACCTCGCGACCGCCCCGGAGGTGCAGCAGGCCCTCGGCGCCCGCCAGGACGGGGAGACCGCCCTCGTGCTCGACCTGCTCGGCACGTCGTTCCTGGACTCCTCGGGGATCCGCGTGCTCGTCGAGGCGCACCGTCACGGGGCCGCGCAGGGCGTCCCGTTCCGCGTCGCCGGGTCGCGCCCGGTCCGCGAGCTGCTCGAGACCACGGGCGTCGCCGCGCACCTCGAGCTCGTCGACGCGCCGCCCGCCTAG
- a CDS encoding MlaD family protein, with product MGTRPPALSQIAIAVVFALSVFGFTLFVWKSFGGTVPLEPKGYEVQVLFGRDAAQLTSNASVRIAGVPVGRVVRTEPVGTRIRATIDLERRYAPLPADARAIVRAKTLLGETFIELTPGTKGRTPVPDGGTLPAGNVQAAEGLDDVLASFDAPTRQALKDFLGDVDTALDGRADDISAVLGNAAPAARDLRRTLDVLDAQRPALRALIRDSATTLQTIADREGDLRELVVAGDEVLDATADRNAQLTATIRELPGFLRDVRSFSGAVEDTAREAAPTLRTLRPVARQLRPSLQEAIRLGPSLQRLARGIDPVVTAARRGLPALTRVVDAARPLVGVLDRAGRDLVPVVRFVDAYREDLVAGAATVAAATNYTVPGPGGRPNRALRVLSPIWSEGLLGAEKRSPTNRYNPYHVPGGLGKIIDGPLASFSCKHTSNPANAQSAGAQAAPCLQSEPWTVDGRTSQFPRVEPLSK from the coding sequence ATGGGAACCCGACCGCCAGCCCTCTCGCAGATCGCCATCGCCGTCGTCTTCGCGCTCTCGGTGTTCGGCTTCACGCTGTTCGTCTGGAAGAGCTTCGGCGGCACCGTGCCGCTGGAGCCCAAGGGCTACGAGGTGCAGGTCCTGTTCGGCCGCGACGCCGCGCAGCTGACCTCCAACGCGTCGGTGCGGATCGCGGGCGTCCCCGTCGGCCGCGTCGTGCGGACCGAGCCGGTCGGGACCCGGATCCGGGCGACGATCGACCTCGAGCGCCGCTACGCGCCGCTGCCCGCCGACGCGCGCGCGATCGTCCGGGCGAAGACGCTGCTGGGGGAGACGTTCATCGAGCTGACCCCGGGCACGAAGGGCCGCACGCCGGTCCCCGACGGCGGCACGCTCCCGGCCGGCAACGTGCAGGCCGCGGAGGGCCTGGACGACGTCCTGGCGAGCTTCGACGCCCCGACCCGGCAGGCGCTCAAGGACTTCCTGGGGGACGTCGACACCGCGCTCGACGGCCGTGCCGACGACATCAGCGCGGTCCTCGGCAACGCCGCCCCGGCGGCGCGCGACCTGCGCCGCACCCTGGACGTGCTCGACGCCCAGCGTCCCGCGCTGCGCGCCCTGATCCGCGACTCGGCGACGACCCTGCAGACGATCGCCGACCGCGAGGGCGACCTGCGCGAGCTCGTCGTCGCCGGCGACGAGGTCCTCGACGCGACCGCCGACCGCAACGCGCAGCTGACGGCGACCATCCGCGAGCTCCCGGGGTTCCTGCGCGACGTGCGCAGCTTCTCCGGGGCGGTGGAGGACACGGCGCGGGAGGCGGCGCCGACGCTGCGGACCCTGCGCCCGGTCGCTCGGCAGCTGCGCCCGTCGCTGCAGGAGGCGATCCGCCTCGGGCCGAGCCTGCAGCGCCTCGCGCGCGGCATCGACCCCGTGGTGACCGCCGCCCGGCGCGGCCTGCCCGCCCTGACCCGGGTCGTGGACGCGGCGCGCCCGCTCGTCGGGGTGCTCGACCGCGCCGGGCGCGACCTCGTGCCGGTCGTCCGCTTCGTCGACGCCTACCGCGAGGACCTCGTGGCGGGCGCCGCGACGGTGGCGGCCGCGACGAACTACACGGTCCCCGGTCCGGGCGGCCGCCCCAACCGGGCGCTGCGCGTGCTCTCCCCGATCTGGAGCGAGGGGCTGCTCGGGGCCGAGAAGCGCTCGCCGACCAACCGCTACAACCCGTACCACGTGCCCGGTGGGCTCGGGAAGATCATCGACGGGCCGCTGGCCTCGTTCAGCTGCAAGCACACGTCCAACCCGGCGAACGCCCAGTCGGCCGGTGCCCAGGCCGCGCCGTGCCTGCAGTCCGAGCCGTGGACGGTCGACGGGCGGACGTCGCAGTTCCCGCGGGTCGAGCCGCTGTCGAAGTAG
- a CDS encoding Hpt domain-containing protein yields the protein MTQDIAGLPVLDDGRFGELEADFGPEGAREIVDGFVQETDRQLGAIVAAVTAGTIDETLVREAHGVKGGAMLVGATRLQQAAYDLERTARAGVDPAHAAAVLRDAWAATRARLA from the coding sequence GTGACCCAGGACATCGCCGGGCTCCCGGTCCTCGACGACGGACGCTTCGGCGAGCTCGAGGCGGACTTCGGCCCGGAGGGCGCCCGCGAGATCGTCGACGGCTTCGTGCAGGAGACCGACCGGCAGCTCGGTGCGATCGTGGCCGCCGTCACGGCCGGCACGATCGACGAGACGCTCGTGCGCGAGGCGCACGGCGTGAAGGGCGGGGCGATGCTCGTCGGGGCGACCCGTCTGCAGCAGGCCGCGTACGACCTCGAGCGCACGGCCCGGGCCGGCGTCGATCCCGCGCACGCGGCCGCCGTGCTGCGCGACGCGTGGGCCGCGACCCGCGCCCGCCTGGCGTAG
- a CDS encoding SRPBCC family protein yields the protein MITGSRTIEIAADATAVYEHLADAAGFPDWQSTVRAVEVRETGPDGRPLATRQTIDAKVRTVSVNLRYRYDAPRALSWTSEKGSDVKKLEGSFTVEPTESGCRVRYDLAVDPGRTLGLLARGPVVDQVRNRVLDGTLDALARVFAP from the coding sequence GTGATCACCGGCTCCCGCACGATCGAGATCGCCGCCGACGCGACGGCCGTCTACGAGCACCTCGCCGACGCCGCCGGCTTCCCGGACTGGCAGAGCACCGTCCGCGCCGTGGAGGTCCGCGAGACCGGCCCGGACGGGCGCCCGCTCGCGACCCGTCAGACCATCGACGCGAAGGTCCGCACGGTGTCGGTGAACCTCCGCTACCGCTACGACGCGCCCCGCGCGCTGAGCTGGACCTCCGAGAAGGGCAGCGACGTGAAGAAGCTCGAGGGGAGCTTCACCGTCGAGCCGACCGAGAGCGGCTGCCGCGTGCGCTACGACCTCGCGGTCGACCCGGGCCGCACGCTCGGGCTGCTCGCCCGCGGACCGGTCGTCGACCAGGTCCGCAACCGCGTGCTCGACGGCACGCTGGACGCGCTGGCGCGCGTCTTCGCCCCCTGA
- a CDS encoding MlaD family protein: MRRYGPDHRIPTPVLGAIAVVLFLAGVYGAFTKRVPFVEGYRVKAVLHSSNELRKGSPVRIAGVDVAKVVDLDHGPGTTAIITMEFKDRGRPVHTDAELRIRPRLFLEGGFYVELSPGSPSAPEMRDGGTIPLSATKLPVQFDQILSGAFDRPSRDALADVLDEAGTALADGGARDLGRSFRPAVPALRDIAIVSKAARGERTHDLSTTIRSLSRITGALAANEDALGGLVTGFARTSGALAAESRALGEGIRELDTVLATAPPALRAIDRALPPTGRLAQDLRPGLRVAPPVLRGTVRLLDQLERATRPAELPGLIATLRPALTELPRLTDRLQTLFPLVTPVSDCVRERVTPVLETKLDDGALSSGRPLWQDLVHAMVGLNSAASTFDGNGHQVRYLAGIGDQVIGSGDIPGLGPLLGVGPEPIQGVRPRWNGPGKFPPFRPDLPCRDQPAPDLRAPASAPTAMTARSATGAELRRAAAARRATRRATPTQLRRTEQRLRRAAQTRREAGR, from the coding sequence GTGAGGCGCTACGGACCGGACCACCGGATCCCGACGCCCGTTCTCGGGGCGATCGCGGTCGTGCTGTTCCTCGCGGGCGTGTACGGGGCGTTCACCAAGCGCGTCCCGTTCGTCGAGGGGTACCGCGTCAAGGCCGTCCTGCACAGCTCCAACGAGCTGCGCAAGGGCTCCCCGGTCCGCATCGCGGGCGTGGACGTCGCGAAGGTCGTCGACCTCGACCACGGGCCCGGGACGACCGCGATCATCACGATGGAGTTCAAGGACCGCGGCCGCCCGGTGCACACCGACGCCGAGCTGCGGATCCGCCCGCGCCTGTTCCTGGAGGGCGGCTTCTACGTCGAGCTCAGTCCCGGCAGTCCGAGCGCCCCGGAGATGCGCGACGGCGGCACGATCCCGCTGAGCGCGACGAAGCTGCCGGTGCAGTTCGACCAGATCCTCAGCGGCGCGTTCGACCGGCCCTCGCGCGACGCGCTCGCCGACGTCCTGGACGAGGCGGGGACCGCGCTGGCCGACGGCGGCGCCCGCGACCTCGGCCGCTCGTTCCGGCCCGCCGTGCCCGCCCTGCGCGACATCGCGATCGTGTCGAAGGCGGCGCGCGGCGAGCGCACCCACGACCTGTCGACGACGATCCGCTCGCTGTCGCGGATCACCGGCGCGCTGGCCGCCAACGAGGACGCGCTCGGCGGCCTCGTCACCGGCTTCGCCCGCACGTCCGGGGCGCTCGCCGCGGAGAGCCGCGCGCTCGGCGAGGGCATCCGCGAGCTCGACACCGTCCTGGCCACGGCGCCGCCCGCGCTGCGCGCGATCGACCGGGCGCTGCCGCCCACCGGGCGCCTCGCCCAGGACCTGCGGCCCGGCCTGCGCGTCGCGCCGCCCGTCCTGCGCGGCACCGTGCGGCTGCTGGACCAGCTCGAGCGCGCGACCCGGCCGGCCGAGCTGCCGGGCCTGATCGCCACCCTGAGGCCCGCCCTCACCGAGCTGCCGCGGCTGACCGACCGGCTGCAGACCCTGTTCCCGCTCGTGACGCCGGTCAGCGACTGCGTCCGCGAGCGCGTCACGCCGGTGCTCGAGACGAAGCTCGACGACGGCGCCCTCAGCTCGGGCCGGCCGCTGTGGCAGGACCTCGTGCACGCGATGGTCGGCCTCAACAGCGCGGCGTCGACCTTCGACGGCAACGGCCACCAGGTCCGCTACCTCGCGGGCATCGGCGACCAGGTCATCGGCAGCGGGGACATCCCCGGTCTCGGGCCGCTGCTGGGTGTCGGGCCGGAGCCGATCCAGGGCGTGCGGCCGCGCTGGAACGGGCCCGGGAAGTTCCCGCCGTTCCGCCCGGACCTGCCCTGCCGCGACCAGCCCGCGCCCGACCTGCGCGCCCCCGCCTCCGCGCCGACGGCGATGACCGCGCGGTCCGCCACCGGGGCCGAGCTGCGCCGGGCCGCGGCCGCCCGTCGCGCCACGCGCCGCGCGACGCCGACCCAGCTGCGGCGCACCGAGCAGCGGCTGCGCCGGGCCGCGCAGACGCGGCGGGAGGCGGGACGATGA
- a CDS encoding ATP-binding SpoIIE family protein phosphatase: MLRGPALRFTLLVLAQLLVFAADVVIDAPVVLTGVTSVPVLVMALLGGPRATFALGAIAVVLILLGGAVDGTFLEASNVVRAATVTAVCVLAGFASQARMRLEEDVARLALLAAVGDARPGDGPQSAAGVLLEALAPSYADLARVTLVETATTGTTRTVVERGRSPDDPGPTLVLPLSAAGRHVGTLELVRGGRRARFGRADQRFGRALAARAALVIENARLVGQLTAAEAEQRHVAQALQHSLRPPEVPDIPGAQVGAYYRAVGAATQVGGDFYDAYPLQDGWLLVIGDVTGKGAAAASVTALARGALEAAATQTGSALQAVARLDALLGRREELSLCSVALVHLRLCDARRRAEVLLAGHPPVLLVRDGAVRPVGHPGSLPGAFPDPRWRVEEVGLREGDALVLRTDGVTDAVGADGRLGEERLHAALEGLRPASADAVLDRVRAAIDGHTVGTQRDDTAVVAVVVGPGPAATPPRPRPLGPDDLQLVLDGTPSSVAAARRAVEAHLGPRLTDAELADVRLLVSELASNAVRHGGRGPTELTLGCDTRAVRAIVVDPGSGFLPPDRDLDAPVEEPTEGGYGLALVARLASRWGVDRDGGTRVWFELDR; encoded by the coding sequence GTGCTCCGCGGCCCCGCCCTGCGCTTCACCCTGCTCGTCCTCGCCCAGCTGCTCGTCTTCGCGGCGGACGTGGTGATCGACGCGCCGGTGGTGCTGACGGGCGTCACGAGCGTCCCGGTGCTCGTGATGGCCCTGCTCGGCGGCCCGCGCGCGACGTTCGCGCTGGGGGCGATCGCGGTCGTGCTGATCCTCCTCGGGGGCGCGGTCGACGGCACGTTCCTGGAGGCCTCCAACGTCGTCCGGGCGGCGACCGTGACCGCGGTCTGCGTGCTCGCCGGCTTCGCGTCGCAGGCGCGGATGCGCCTCGAGGAGGACGTCGCGCGGCTCGCGCTGCTGGCGGCGGTCGGCGACGCCCGGCCCGGGGACGGCCCCCAGTCGGCGGCGGGCGTGCTGCTCGAGGCGCTCGCCCCGTCCTACGCCGACCTCGCGCGCGTCACGCTCGTGGAGACCGCGACGACCGGCACGACCCGCACGGTGGTGGAGCGCGGCCGGAGCCCCGACGACCCGGGGCCGACGCTCGTGCTGCCGCTGTCGGCCGCCGGGAGGCACGTCGGCACGCTCGAGCTCGTGCGCGGCGGCCGCCGCGCGCGCTTCGGCCGCGCCGACCAGCGGTTCGGCCGGGCGCTCGCCGCCCGCGCCGCGCTCGTGATCGAGAACGCCCGCCTCGTCGGCCAGCTGACCGCCGCGGAGGCCGAGCAGCGGCACGTCGCCCAGGCGCTCCAGCACAGCCTGCGCCCGCCCGAGGTGCCGGACATCCCCGGCGCGCAGGTCGGCGCCTACTACCGGGCGGTCGGGGCCGCGACGCAGGTCGGTGGCGACTTCTACGACGCCTACCCGCTGCAGGACGGCTGGCTGCTGGTCATCGGCGACGTCACCGGCAAGGGCGCGGCGGCCGCGTCCGTGACGGCGCTGGCGCGCGGCGCCCTGGAGGCGGCGGCCACCCAGACGGGCTCGGCGCTGCAGGCGGTCGCGCGGCTCGACGCGCTCCTCGGGCGCCGGGAGGAGCTGTCGCTGTGCTCGGTCGCGCTCGTGCACCTGCGGCTCTGCGACGCCCGCCGACGCGCCGAGGTGCTCCTGGCGGGGCACCCGCCCGTGCTGCTCGTGCGCGACGGGGCGGTCCGGCCGGTCGGGCACCCCGGGTCGCTGCCCGGCGCGTTCCCGGATCCGCGCTGGCGGGTGGAGGAGGTCGGGCTGCGCGAGGGCGACGCGCTCGTGCTGCGCACCGACGGCGTGACCGACGCGGTCGGCGCCGACGGGCGCCTGGGGGAGGAGCGCCTGCACGCCGCCCTGGAGGGGCTGCGTCCGGCGTCCGCCGACGCGGTGCTCGACCGCGTCCGGGCGGCGATCGACGGCCACACGGTGGGCACGCAGCGCGACGACACCGCGGTCGTCGCCGTGGTCGTCGGGCCGGGGCCGGCCGCGACGCCGCCGCGCCCGCGGCCGCTCGGGCCCGACGACCTGCAGCTCGTGCTCGACGGCACGCCGAGCTCGGTCGCGGCGGCCCGGCGCGCGGTCGAGGCGCACCTCGGCCCGCGGCTGACCGACGCGGAGCTCGCGGACGTGCGGCTGCTCGTCAGCGAGCTGGCGTCCAACGCGGTCCGCCACGGGGGGCGGGGGCCGACGGAGCTGACGCTCGGCTGCGACACGCGCGCGGTCCGGGCGATCGTCGTCGACCCGGGGAGCGGCTTCCTGCCTCCCGACCGCGACCTCGACGCGCCGGTCGAGGAGCCCACCGAGGGCGGCTACGGGCTCGCGCTCGTCGCGCGCCTGGCCTCCCGCTGGGGCGTCGACCGCGACGGCGGCACGCGGGTCTGGTTCGAGCTCGACCGCTGA
- a CDS encoding MlaD family protein, producing MTRKPSNTTFSPGDLFGNPILVGSMILIVTIIGVLLSYNANKGLPYVPAYQISAIVPDAAELTAGGSEVRIGGARIGIIKKIEALPADGRLPARAKLDLELQKDQEGLPVDSEVRVRPRSILGAKYLDVIPGRSARGIPAGGEIPLQQAQPIVELDEAFNVFDDETSRGIRGTITVLGDALAGRGTAMNEAIAETGELLPPAQRVLGVLAARDTDLEGLVRGVSGLSRALEPVAPRFVSLLLNGATTLDALEAAGPQLEQAIVELPRTEIAATRALRVSRPVLDDAAAISTALRPGTKLLRPAARSLTAALRTTTPVLRRVPDLAGRLRTTLVALDRLSRDPSTPSAVRKLTTTVSTLDGTLQTLLPAQQTCNTLAIVLRNLGEVVANGNADGSGLNALFMLGLDQQLQSAGPAATLNANPRPINDATECESGNEPYRPGRHIGNPEGRQPARTELTAAPQEATDRARAAGLLEVEK from the coding sequence ATGACCCGCAAGCCCTCCAACACGACGTTCAGCCCGGGCGACCTGTTCGGCAACCCGATCCTCGTCGGGTCGATGATCCTCATCGTCACGATCATCGGCGTGCTGCTGTCCTACAACGCCAACAAGGGCCTGCCGTACGTCCCCGCCTACCAGATCTCGGCGATCGTGCCGGACGCCGCCGAGCTCACCGCGGGGGGCAGCGAGGTCCGGATCGGCGGCGCGCGCATCGGGATCATCAAGAAGATCGAGGCGCTGCCCGCCGACGGCCGGCTGCCCGCGCGCGCGAAGCTCGACCTCGAGCTGCAGAAGGACCAGGAGGGCCTGCCGGTCGACTCCGAGGTCCGCGTGCGCCCGCGGTCGATCCTCGGCGCGAAGTACCTCGACGTCATCCCCGGCCGCTCGGCGCGCGGCATCCCCGCGGGCGGCGAGATCCCGCTGCAGCAGGCGCAGCCGATCGTCGAGCTCGACGAGGCGTTCAACGTCTTCGACGACGAGACCTCGCGCGGCATCCGCGGCACGATCACCGTGCTCGGGGACGCGCTCGCGGGCCGCGGCACCGCGATGAACGAGGCGATCGCGGAGACCGGCGAGCTGCTGCCGCCCGCCCAGCGCGTGCTCGGCGTGCTCGCCGCGCGCGACACCGACCTCGAGGGCCTCGTGCGCGGCGTGTCCGGCCTGTCGCGCGCGCTGGAGCCGGTCGCGCCGCGGTTCGTGTCGCTGCTGCTGAACGGTGCGACGACGCTCGACGCGCTCGAGGCCGCCGGGCCGCAGCTCGAGCAGGCGATCGTCGAGCTGCCGCGCACCGAGATCGCCGCGACCCGGGCGCTGCGCGTCTCGCGTCCCGTCCTGGACGACGCCGCCGCGATCAGCACCGCGCTGCGTCCCGGCACGAAGCTGCTGCGCCCCGCCGCGCGCAGCCTGACCGCGGCGCTGCGCACCACCACCCCCGTGCTGCGGCGCGTCCCCGACCTCGCCGGACGGCTGCGTACGACGCTCGTCGCGCTGGACCGGCTCTCGCGCGACCCGTCGACGCCCTCCGCGGTCCGCAAGCTCACCACGACCGTCTCGACGCTCGACGGCACGCTGCAGACGCTGCTGCCCGCCCAGCAGACCTGCAACACGCTCGCGATCGTCCTGCGCAACCTCGGCGAGGTCGTCGCCAACGGCAACGCCGACGGCTCCGGCCTCAACGCCCTGTTCATGCTCGGGCTCGACCAGCAGCTGCAGAGCGCCGGTCCCGCCGCGACGCTCAACGCGAACCCGCGGCCGATCAACGACGCGACCGAGTGCGAGTCCGGCAACGAGCCCTACCGGCCCGGCCGCCACATCGGCAACCCCGAGGGCCGGCAGCCCGCCCGCACCGAGCTGACCGCCGCCCCGCAGGAGGCGACCGACCGGGCGCGCGCGGCCGGCCTGCTGGAGGTCGAGAAGTGA